One Pseudochaenichthys georgianus chromosome 7, fPseGeo1.2, whole genome shotgun sequence DNA segment encodes these proteins:
- the LOC117449177 gene encoding rhodopsin — MNGTEGQYFYIPMVNTTGVVRSPYEYPQYYLVNPAAYAVLGAYMFFLILVGFPINFLTLFVTIQHKKLRTPLNYILLNLAVANLFMVFGGFTTTMYSSIHGYFVLGRLGCNLEGLFATLGGEIALWSLVVLAIERWIVVCKPISSFRFGEDHAIMGLAFTWVMACACAVPPLVGWSRYIPEGMQCSCGIDYYTRAEGFNNESFVIYMFVCHFTIPLIIISFCYGRLLCAVKEAAAAQQESETTQRAEKEVSRMVVIMVIAFLVSWVPYASTAWWIFCNQGAEFGPLFMTVPAFFAKSSAVYNPMIYICMNKQFRHCMITTMCCGKNPFEEEEGASSTKTEASSVSTSSVSPA; from the coding sequence ATGAACGGGACAGAGGGACAATATTTTTACATCCCTATGGTTAACACCACTGGCGTTGTCAGGAGTCCTTATGAATACCCTCAGTACTACCTTGTCAACCCAGCAGCTTACGCCGTCCTGGGTGCCTACATGTTCTTCCTCATCCTTGTTGGCTTCCCCATCAACTTCCTCACTCTGTTCGTCACCATCCAACACAAGAAGCTGCGTACCCCTCTAAACTACATCCTGCTGAACCTTGCTGTGGCTAACCTCTTCATGGTGTTTGGAGGATTCACCACCACCATGTACAGCTCTATACACGGCTACTTCGTCCTAGGACGCCTCGGCTGCAATTTGGAAGGATTATTTGCTACCCTTGGCGGTGAGATTGCCCTCTGGTCACTGGTTGTCCTGGCTATTGAAAGGTGGATCGTTGTCTGCAAGCCCATCAGTAGCTTCCGCTTCGGGGAGGATCACGCAATCATGGGTTTGGCCTTCACATGGGTGATGGCTTGTGCTTGTGCTGTGCCCCCTCTTGTCGGCTGGTCTCGTTACATCCCTGAGGGCATGCAGTGCTCATGTGGAATCGACTACTACACACGTGCAGAAGGATTCAACAATGAGTCCTTTGTTATCTACATGTTTGTCTGCCACTTCACGATCCCATTGATTATCATTTCCTTCTGCTACGGCCGTCTACTCTGCGCTGTCAAAGAGGCTGCTGCTGCCCAGCAGGAGTCTGAGACCACCCAGAGGGCTGAGAAGGAAGTCAGCCGGATGGTAGTAATCATGGTCATTGCCTTCCTGGTGTCTTGGGTTCCCTATGCCAGTACGGCCTGGTGGATCTTCTGCAATCAAGGAGCTGAGTTCGGACCACTCTTCATGACCGTCCCGGCCTTCTTTGCCAAGAGTTCTGCCGTCTACAACCCAATGATCTACATCTGCATGAACAAGCAGTTCCGCCACTGCATGATCACCACCATGTGCTGCGGTAAAAATCCAtttgaggaggaggaaggagcgTCCTCTACTAAGACCGAGGCTTCGTCTGTATCCACGAGCTCGGTGTCTCCTGCATAA